In Saccharomonospora marina XMU15, one genomic interval encodes:
- a CDS encoding glycine/sarcosine N-methyltransferase — protein sequence MNDSRSGPTEVTSAGIVDNDQAEITAHPAQAFGSDPLTVRDTDHYTNEYVKGFVEKWDDLIDWKKRYESEGSFFVDLLKSRGVKSVLDVATGTGFHSVRLIEEGFDTVSADGSAEMLAKAFENGLNYGGHILRVVHADWRWLNRDVHGEFDAVVCLGNSFTHLFSERDRRKALAEFYAVLKHDGILILDQRNYDAILDNGFSSKHTYYYCGEEVTAEPEYVDDGLARFRYQFPDGSQYHLNMFPLRKDYVRRLLREVGFQRVETYGDFQETFTAEDPDFLIHVAEKNYVNSGDESANYSTVVNVARDYYNSDDADNFYYTIWGGEDIHVGLYQTPDEPIAPASVRTVERMAGKLGLSASNRVLDIGAGYGGAARYLARTYGCRVTCLNLSEVENERNRAYNAEQGLADLIDVVDGSFEDLPFEDNEFDVVWSQDAMLHSGDRVRVLQEVTRVLKPRGQFVFTDPMAADNCDKAALRPILERLHLDSMGSPGFYERELHRLGMSSIEFEDHTPQLATHYGRVLEETQRRHDELSGSVSDEYLTRMKTGLKNWVEGGRAGNLAWGIFHVRA from the coding sequence CGACCAGGCTGAGATCACGGCCCATCCCGCGCAGGCGTTCGGCTCGGACCCGCTGACCGTGCGGGACACCGATCACTACACGAACGAGTACGTCAAGGGCTTCGTCGAGAAGTGGGACGACCTGATCGACTGGAAGAAGCGCTACGAGAGTGAGGGCAGCTTCTTCGTCGACCTGCTCAAGTCACGCGGCGTGAAGTCGGTGCTCGACGTCGCCACCGGCACCGGGTTCCACTCGGTTCGCCTCATCGAGGAGGGCTTCGACACCGTCAGCGCCGACGGCAGCGCCGAGATGCTGGCCAAGGCCTTCGAGAACGGCCTCAACTACGGCGGCCACATCCTGCGCGTCGTGCACGCCGACTGGCGCTGGCTCAACCGCGACGTTCACGGCGAGTTCGACGCCGTGGTGTGCCTTGGCAACTCCTTCACCCACCTGTTCTCCGAGCGGGACAGGCGCAAGGCACTGGCCGAGTTCTACGCGGTGCTCAAGCACGACGGGATCCTGATCCTGGACCAGCGCAACTACGACGCGATCCTGGACAACGGGTTCTCCAGCAAGCACACCTACTACTACTGCGGTGAGGAAGTCACCGCGGAGCCGGAGTACGTCGACGACGGCCTCGCGCGGTTCCGGTACCAGTTCCCGGACGGCTCGCAGTACCACCTGAACATGTTCCCGCTTCGCAAGGACTACGTGCGCAGGCTGCTGCGCGAGGTCGGGTTCCAGCGGGTGGAGACCTACGGCGACTTCCAGGAGACGTTCACCGCCGAGGACCCTGACTTCCTCATCCACGTCGCGGAGAAGAACTACGTGAATTCCGGTGATGAATCGGCGAACTACTCGACGGTCGTCAACGTCGCGCGGGACTACTACAACTCCGACGACGCGGACAACTTCTACTACACCATCTGGGGTGGCGAGGACATCCACGTCGGCCTCTACCAGACTCCTGACGAGCCCATCGCGCCCGCCAGCGTGCGCACCGTCGAGCGGATGGCGGGCAAGCTCGGGCTGAGCGCCTCCAACCGGGTACTCGACATCGGCGCGGGCTACGGCGGCGCCGCCCGCTACCTCGCCAGGACCTACGGCTGCAGGGTCACCTGCCTCAACCTCAGCGAGGTCGAGAACGAGCGCAACCGCGCCTACAACGCCGAGCAGGGACTGGCCGACCTCATCGACGTGGTCGACGGCTCGTTCGAGGACCTGCCCTTCGAGGACAACGAGTTCGACGTCGTGTGGTCGCAGGACGCCATGCTGCACAGCGGCGACAGGGTCCGGGTGCTGCAGGAGGTCACCAGGGTCCTCAAGCCGAGGGGCCAGTTCGTCTTCACCGACCCGATGGCGGCCGACAACTGCGACAAGGCCGCGCTGCGGCCGATCCTCGAGCGACTGCACCTCGACAGCATGGGCTCACCCGGCTTCTACGAGCGCGAGCTGCACCGGCTCGGGATGAGCTCGATCGAGTTCGAGGACCACACCCCCCAGCTGGCGACCCACTATGGTCGGGTGCTTGAGGAGACACAGCGGCGTCACGACGAGCTCTCCGGCAGCGTGAGTGACGAGTACCTGACGCGGATGAAGACGGGGCTGAAGAACTGGGTCGAGGGCGGCCGCGCGGGCAACCTCGCGTGGGGCATCTTCCACGTTCGCGCCTGA
- the metK gene encoding methionine adenosyltransferase — protein MTANRRLFTSESVTEGHPDKMCDAISDTILDAMLAADPRSRVAVESLITTGQVHVAGEVTTDAYVDVPSLVRETVLEIGYDSSAKGFDGASCGVNVAIGSQSPDIAQGVDTAYETRLENALDDLDKQGAGDQGLMFGYACSDTPELMPLPIALAHRLSRRLTEVRKNGTVPYLRPDGKTQVTIEYAGEQPVRLDTVVISSQHAEGIDLDKMLAVDLTKHVINPEIESLGLDAAEPRVLINPTGRFVVGGPMGDAGLTGRKIIVDTYGGMARHGGGAFSGKDPSKVDRSAAYAMRWVAKNIVAAGLADRAEIQVAYAIGKAAPVGLFVETFGTEKVAPEKIQKAIDEVFDLRPAAIIRDLDLLRPIYAQTAAYGHFGRGDLDLPWERTDRAPALKDAAKA, from the coding sequence GTGACTGCTAATCGAAGGCTGTTCACCAGCGAGTCCGTGACCGAGGGTCACCCGGACAAGATGTGCGACGCGATCAGTGACACGATCCTGGACGCGATGCTGGCCGCCGACCCGCGCAGCCGCGTCGCCGTGGAGTCGCTGATCACCACCGGGCAGGTGCACGTCGCCGGTGAGGTCACCACCGACGCCTACGTGGACGTGCCGAGCCTGGTTCGCGAGACGGTGCTGGAGATCGGTTACGACTCCTCGGCGAAGGGGTTCGACGGCGCCTCCTGCGGGGTGAACGTGGCGATCGGGTCGCAGTCGCCCGATATCGCGCAGGGTGTGGACACCGCCTACGAGACGCGGTTGGAGAACGCGCTGGACGACCTGGACAAGCAGGGCGCCGGTGACCAGGGTTTGATGTTCGGTTACGCGTGTTCGGACACGCCGGAGTTGATGCCGCTGCCGATCGCGCTGGCGCATCGGTTGTCGCGGCGGTTGACCGAGGTGCGTAAGAACGGGACGGTGCCGTATCTGCGTCCGGACGGTAAGACGCAGGTGACCATCGAGTACGCGGGTGAGCAGCCGGTGCGGTTGGACACGGTGGTGATCTCCAGCCAGCACGCCGAGGGCATCGACCTCGACAAGATGCTCGCCGTCGACCTGACCAAGCACGTCATCAACCCGGAGATCGAGTCGCTCGGCCTCGACGCCGCCGAGCCGAGGGTGCTCATCAACCCCACCGGCCGGTTCGTGGTCGGCGGGCCGATGGGTGACGCGGGGCTGACCGGTCGTAAGATCATTGTGGACACCTACGGTGGGATGGCGCGGCACGGTGGTGGCGCGTTCTCGGGTAAGGACCCGTCGAAGGTGGACCGGTCGGCGGCGTACGCGATGCGCTGGGTGGCCAAGAACATCGTCGCCGCGGGCCTGGCCGACCGCGCCGAGATCCAGGTGGCCTACGCGATCGGCAAGGCGGCTCCGGTGGGTCTGTTCGTGGAGACCTTCGGCACCGAGAAGGTCGCGCCGGAGAAGATCCAGAAGGCCATCGACGAGGTGTTCGACCTGCGGCCCGCCGCGATCATCAGGGATCTGGACCTGTTGCGGCCGATCTACGCGCAGACCGCCGCCTACGGGCATTTCGGGCGCGGCGACCTGGACCTGCCCTGGGAGCGCACCGACCGGGCACCCGCGCTCAAGGACGCCGCCAAGGCGTAG